Proteins co-encoded in one Dyella japonica A8 genomic window:
- a CDS encoding TonB-dependent receptor — protein sequence MAAKRAGSILVGVAALAGAGLAHAGGTASLKGVVENDHHPVAGAQVALSELNRSVVTDQNGTYTLDGVDPGDYNLVVSAEGEAPVQRQVMLRAGQTIEQDVELGGAAKTLQALKVTAQTTPLDLARSIQQDSPNLVNVQPATEIRKLPDVNAAEAVRRVPGISLESDTGEGRFINIRGLDADLNGATFDGVRLPPTNPASPMGGGRAVAFDSIPTGLIGAITVTKTNTPDQDAEALGGAIEITPKQVPPGKDQFLEVELGTGFENLRDTPIKDYQVSGGSRFGPGNAFSFIGTMAYYEDKRGVDDIEGSYADDQANGTPDKVMNDFEQRYYQYHRRRIGYGGELNYQPDDDNRWYVRYFKAGYTESVNRQRLTYNLFGGGTGSVTVDPSNPKGFIDPSVTYDKTLRDERETIATRVASIGGENNFKSFKIDYLLAATYGTYDKPHDYNSTFANPNTYTVAYDNISDPRYPRFNPLNGNPLDPSAYTFSDFQNSTEHDHTQEYTGAFNVTIPTSWFEGSDENIKFGVSARKKDRHVDITRFDGVPPALPITQFTGSKPVTFYDGHYQNGYNLYAQGLRDLYVNNQGLFPEADPLADQQAAAQGASNGKEGVYAVYGQYQFKPVEKLDILAGVRWERTVATYGGNQVLLDPNTGAFAGATPISTGHSYNNFFPTVQLRYEFAESLIGRAVYSKTIARPGFNQVTTSTLIDPSSDAVTQGNPNLKPTTSDNFDLSLEYYLDNGGIASVGVFDKELSNYIINKEETGVTFPNNGLFAGFTGAAKVYTFANINDAHARGIELNYQQKFSTLPGWLAGFGVGANYTYVDSSGEIRPGDHSQLPSTSRNTGNFMMFYDLGGFSANLGAYYVSKDIFGVGSSSATDVWSQPRFSLDLGATYAFDDQWSVFFNAKNLTNTRLKFTEGPAADRPIQREFYGQTYMAGVRFKL from the coding sequence ATGGCAGCAAAACGTGCAGGCAGCATTCTCGTGGGCGTCGCTGCGTTGGCAGGCGCGGGTCTGGCCCATGCGGGCGGCACCGCTTCGCTCAAGGGCGTCGTCGAAAACGACCATCACCCGGTGGCTGGCGCGCAGGTGGCGCTGAGCGAACTCAACCGCAGCGTGGTGACCGACCAGAACGGCACGTACACGCTGGACGGCGTCGATCCCGGCGACTACAACCTGGTGGTGAGCGCCGAAGGGGAGGCGCCGGTGCAGCGGCAGGTGATGCTGCGCGCCGGCCAGACCATCGAGCAGGACGTGGAGCTTGGCGGCGCGGCGAAGACGCTGCAGGCACTGAAGGTGACGGCGCAGACCACGCCGTTGGACCTCGCGCGCAGCATCCAGCAGGACTCGCCCAACCTGGTGAACGTGCAGCCGGCCACCGAGATCCGCAAGCTGCCCGACGTGAACGCCGCCGAGGCCGTGCGCCGCGTTCCCGGCATTTCGCTGGAAAGCGATACCGGCGAAGGTCGATTCATCAATATCCGCGGCCTGGATGCCGACCTCAATGGCGCCACTTTCGACGGCGTGCGCCTGCCGCCCACCAATCCCGCATCGCCGATGGGCGGTGGCCGTGCGGTGGCATTCGATTCGATTCCCACGGGTCTGATCGGCGCCATCACCGTCACCAAGACCAATACGCCCGACCAGGATGCCGAGGCGCTGGGCGGCGCTATCGAGATCACGCCCAAGCAGGTGCCGCCGGGCAAGGACCAGTTCCTTGAGGTGGAGCTGGGCACCGGTTTCGAGAACCTGCGCGATACGCCCATCAAGGATTACCAGGTGAGCGGCGGCAGCCGCTTTGGACCCGGCAATGCCTTCAGCTTCATCGGCACCATGGCCTACTACGAAGACAAGCGCGGCGTGGACGACATCGAGGGTTCGTACGCGGACGACCAGGCCAACGGTACGCCCGACAAGGTCATGAACGACTTCGAGCAGCGCTATTACCAGTACCACCGTCGTCGCATCGGTTATGGCGGCGAGCTCAACTACCAGCCCGACGACGACAACCGCTGGTACGTGCGCTACTTCAAGGCCGGCTATACCGAATCGGTGAACCGCCAGCGCCTGACCTACAACCTGTTCGGTGGCGGCACCGGTTCGGTGACGGTCGATCCGTCCAACCCGAAGGGATTTATCGATCCCAGCGTCACCTACGACAAGACGCTGCGCGACGAGAGGGAAACCATCGCCACGCGCGTGGCCTCCATCGGTGGCGAGAATAATTTCAAGAGCTTCAAGATCGACTACCTGCTGGCCGCGACCTACGGCACGTACGACAAGCCGCACGATTACAACAGCACGTTTGCCAACCCGAACACCTACACGGTGGCCTACGACAACATCAGCGACCCGCGCTACCCGCGCTTCAACCCGCTGAATGGCAATCCGCTGGATCCGTCGGCCTATACGTTCTCCGATTTCCAGAACAGCACCGAGCACGACCACACCCAGGAATACACCGGCGCGTTCAACGTCACCATCCCCACCAGCTGGTTCGAGGGCAGCGACGAGAACATCAAGTTCGGCGTAAGCGCGCGCAAGAAGGATCGCCACGTCGACATCACGCGTTTCGACGGCGTGCCGCCGGCGCTGCCGATAACGCAGTTCACCGGCAGTAAGCCGGTGACGTTCTACGACGGGCACTATCAGAACGGCTACAACCTGTATGCGCAGGGCTTGCGCGACCTCTACGTGAACAACCAGGGCTTGTTCCCCGAGGCCGATCCGCTGGCGGACCAGCAGGCCGCGGCGCAGGGCGCGTCCAACGGCAAGGAGGGCGTCTACGCGGTATACGGGCAGTACCAGTTCAAGCCGGTTGAGAAGCTGGACATCCTGGCGGGCGTGCGCTGGGAGCGCACCGTGGCGACCTATGGCGGCAATCAGGTGCTGCTTGATCCGAACACGGGCGCCTTCGCCGGCGCGACGCCGATTTCGACGGGCCACAGCTACAACAACTTCTTCCCGACCGTGCAGCTCCGCTACGAGTTCGCGGAGTCCCTGATTGGCCGTGCCGTCTACTCCAAGACGATTGCCCGCCCGGGCTTCAACCAGGTCACCACCTCGACGCTGATCGATCCCTCGTCGGACGCCGTCACGCAGGGCAACCCCAACCTCAAGCCCACCACCAGCGACAACTTCGACTTGTCGCTGGAGTACTACCTGGACAACGGTGGCATTGCATCGGTGGGCGTGTTCGACAAGGAGTTGAGCAACTACATCATCAACAAAGAAGAGACCGGCGTGACGTTCCCGAACAACGGGTTGTTCGCCGGCTTCACCGGGGCGGCCAAGGTCTATACCTTCGCCAACATCAACGATGCGCACGCACGCGGGATCGAGCTGAACTACCAGCAGAAGTTCAGCACGCTGCCGGGCTGGCTGGCCGGTTTCGGCGTGGGTGCCAACTACACCTACGTGGATTCCAGTGGCGAGATCCGCCCGGGCGACCATTCGCAGCTGCCGTCGACCTCGCGCAACACCGGCAACTTCATGATGTTCTACGACCTGGGCGGCTTCAGCGCCAACCTCGGCGCGTACTACGTGAGCAAGGACATCTTCGGCGTCGGCAGTTCGTCGGCCACCGATGTGTGGTCGCAGCCGCGCTTCTCGCTGGATCTGGGTGCGACTTACGCCTTCGACGACCAGTGGTCGGTGTTCTTCAACGCCAAGAACCTCACCAATACGCGCCTGAAGTTCACCGAAGGCCCGGCTGCCGATCGCCCGATCCAGCGCGAGTTCTACGGCCAGACCTATATGGCTGGCGTCCGCTTCAAGCTCTGA
- a CDS encoding YncE family protein: MNNTTHRWMPRALWLALALAAPSMAAAPDMPYAVTQHYALGGPGGWDYLSLDAAAHRLFIARDDRVMVVDASSGKLQGEIAGMQHAHGVALLPAAHQAFVSNGHGDNVTVVDTDALKVTGHIAISGKDPDAIVFDDASGHLLTMNGHSSNISVIDPKAGKELATIAVPGRPEFAVSDGTGQLFLNLEDKSQLVRVDLANKKVLNVWSLAPCDGPTGLALDKANHRLFSVCANGWLIVTDAGDGHQVAKVAISKDPDAVVFDAQRKVVLSPGEEGQLSVVAQDDADHYHLVGNLPTQPSARTLALDPQTHAVYLAAAKAAAKGKPVEGFGVLVVSPR; this comes from the coding sequence ATGAACAACACGACTCATCGCTGGATGCCGCGCGCGCTGTGGCTGGCCCTTGCCCTGGCCGCACCCTCCATGGCCGCCGCGCCCGACATGCCTTATGCCGTGACCCAGCACTACGCGCTGGGCGGCCCGGGCGGCTGGGACTACCTCAGTCTCGATGCCGCGGCGCATCGCCTGTTCATTGCGCGCGACGACCGCGTGATGGTGGTCGATGCCAGCTCGGGCAAGCTGCAGGGCGAAATCGCCGGCATGCAGCACGCGCACGGCGTGGCCCTGCTGCCTGCGGCGCATCAGGCGTTCGTGAGCAACGGCCATGGCGACAACGTCACCGTGGTGGATACCGATGCGCTCAAGGTCACCGGCCACATTGCCATCAGCGGCAAGGATCCTGACGCCATCGTGTTCGACGATGCCTCGGGCCACCTGCTGACCATGAACGGCCACAGCAGCAACATCAGCGTGATCGATCCGAAGGCCGGCAAGGAGCTGGCGACCATCGCCGTGCCGGGCCGTCCGGAATTCGCAGTGAGCGATGGCACGGGCCAGTTGTTCCTCAACCTGGAAGACAAGAGCCAGCTCGTGCGGGTGGACCTGGCCAACAAGAAGGTGCTGAACGTGTGGTCGCTGGCGCCGTGCGACGGCCCGACTGGCCTGGCGCTGGACAAGGCGAACCATCGCCTGTTCTCGGTGTGCGCCAACGGCTGGCTGATCGTCACGGATGCTGGCGACGGCCATCAGGTCGCCAAGGTGGCGATCAGCAAGGATCCGGACGCGGTGGTGTTCGACGCGCAGCGCAAAGTGGTGCTGAGCCCGGGTGAAGAAGGCCAGCTCAGCGTCGTCGCACAGGACGATGCGGACCACTACCACCTGGTGGGCAACCTGCCGACGCAGCCGAGCGCGCGCACGCTGGCGCTCGATCCGCAGACGCATGCCGTTTACCTCGCTGCTGCCAAGGCAGCCGCCAAGGGCAAGCCGGTGGAAGGTTTTGGCGTGCTGGTGGTGAGTCCGCGCTGA
- a CDS encoding GNAT family N-acetyltransferase — protein MHNPTQLTFRMANSHDVPAIVALVESAYRGESGQRGWTTESHLLDGQRTDADSVAGLIGSGGSIVLLAEQGGELVACCHIERQDASGYFGMFAVNPLLQRAGLGRAVLAEAERIAKSTWQASAMRMSVIEQRGELIAWYERRGYRLTGETRPFPYGQPRFGIPRRDDLRFVWLSKPLAEVTA, from the coding sequence ATGCACAACCCCACCCAGCTCACCTTCCGCATGGCGAACAGCCATGACGTCCCCGCCATCGTCGCCCTGGTCGAATCCGCCTATCGCGGCGAATCCGGCCAGCGCGGCTGGACCACCGAATCCCATCTGCTGGACGGCCAGCGTACTGATGCCGACAGTGTTGCCGGGTTGATCGGCAGCGGAGGCAGCATCGTGCTGCTGGCGGAGCAGGGCGGCGAACTGGTGGCCTGCTGCCATATCGAGCGGCAGGATGCCTCGGGCTACTTCGGCATGTTCGCCGTCAATCCGCTGTTGCAGCGTGCGGGCCTCGGTCGCGCCGTGCTGGCGGAAGCCGAGCGCATCGCGAAGTCGACGTGGCAGGCCAGTGCGATGCGCATGTCGGTGATCGAACAACGCGGTGAATTGATCGCCTGGTACGAGCGCCGCGGGTACCGGCTCACTGGCGAAACGCGGCCCTTCCCTTATGGCCAGCCCCGTTTCGGCATCCCGCGTCGTGACGACCTGCGTTTCGTCTGGCTGAGCAAGCCGCTGGCGGAGGTGACGGCATGA
- a CDS encoding Rieske 2Fe-2S domain-containing protein, whose protein sequence is MNLSEWIFVGTRSELLPGEFKVVWDGDTAIAVYNIDGDLYAIEDVCSHDGGDLAGGEVHGFEVECPRHGARFDVRTGAVTCPPAYEPIASFPVHEVDGQIWTRDDR, encoded by the coding sequence ATGAACCTGTCCGAGTGGATCTTCGTGGGCACGCGCAGCGAATTGCTGCCCGGCGAGTTCAAGGTCGTGTGGGACGGCGACACCGCCATCGCGGTCTACAACATCGACGGCGACCTCTACGCCATCGAAGACGTATGCAGCCATGACGGCGGCGATCTCGCCGGCGGCGAGGTGCATGGTTTTGAAGTGGAATGCCCGCGCCACGGCGCGCGCTTCGATGTGCGCACGGGCGCGGTCACTTGTCCGCCGGCGTATGAGCCGATCGCCAGCTTTCCCGTGCACGAAGTGGATGGGCAGATCTGGACGCGGGACGATAGGTGA
- a CDS encoding MipA/OmpV family protein: MSRRRSLPASLMRVTALTLAVTASAAVMADNPTDGPNDMFGVGMQRMPAWLGSKDHRNQAIPYIQAELPWHITLSTLDGLTVDLIHGDQWRGGLYGNYMWGRDSEELGPKLRGVVDSLGPRINGGGYLEYQATAQLNLGTELSHDTQGAGAYLNLYADYDLPAIGYLNHNLQVQWQAMNGPAMRRFFGVSPDQAAKLNITPWSPGQGSQQIAFEYDAYMPTSLHTGFAFAINYTRLLGQAAESPLVRVYGSRNQVTTTLAFVYRL; encoded by the coding sequence ATGAGTCGTCGTCGTTCCCTGCCCGCATCCCTGATGCGCGTCACTGCCCTGACGCTGGCAGTGACGGCGTCGGCGGCGGTCATGGCGGACAACCCGACTGACGGCCCCAATGACATGTTCGGCGTGGGCATGCAGCGCATGCCGGCCTGGCTGGGATCGAAAGACCATCGCAACCAGGCCATCCCCTATATCCAGGCCGAACTGCCCTGGCACATCACCTTGTCCACGCTCGACGGCCTGACCGTCGACCTGATTCACGGCGACCAGTGGCGCGGCGGGCTGTACGGCAATTACATGTGGGGTCGCGACAGCGAGGAGCTGGGCCCGAAACTCCGCGGCGTGGTCGATTCGCTGGGCCCCCGCATCAATGGCGGCGGCTATCTCGAATACCAGGCCACGGCCCAGCTCAATCTGGGCACCGAACTCAGCCACGACACGCAGGGCGCAGGCGCCTACCTCAACCTGTACGCCGACTACGATCTGCCCGCCATCGGCTATCTCAACCACAACCTGCAGGTGCAGTGGCAGGCGATGAATGGCCCCGCCATGCGGCGCTTCTTCGGCGTGTCGCCGGACCAGGCCGCGAAACTCAACATCACGCCATGGTCGCCCGGCCAGGGCAGCCAGCAGATCGCCTTCGAATACGACGCTTACATGCCCACCAGCCTGCACACGGGGTTTGCGTTCGCGATCAACTACACGCGCCTGCTCGGCCAGGCGGCCGAGAGTCCATTGGTGCGCGTGTATGGCTCGCGCAACCAGGTGACGACGACACTGGCGTTCGTCTATCGGCTGTGA
- a CDS encoding efflux RND transporter periplasmic adaptor subunit: protein MTLRPAHSLLALALAASLLAACSHNEADKNATSTAAPAPAYAAVARGRVDIEGGLLKLGMPREGVVAEIKVREGDHVHKGQVLAVLDTRPAQLAVNAAEAELKQAQALGRSLDARLKASQQRATRLATAAAAGAGDGQSADDAKDAAQQLQGELDNAHAAEALATQKLDAARYELSQRTLAAPFDGQIVERDIQPGATVSPQGGPVFVMLPEQPRIVRAELNESFVGVVHEGMPAQVVDDSGSGAPTLSAHVQRIGTVFGPSALEEDPLIRANTRTVTCVLVFDQPPPASLRIGQRVIVQFNANNTAQPAKPGN, encoded by the coding sequence ATGACCCTGCGTCCCGCCCATTCCCTGCTCGCCCTGGCACTTGCCGCGTCGCTGCTGGCTGCCTGCTCGCACAACGAGGCGGACAAGAACGCCACGTCGACGGCGGCACCGGCACCGGCCTATGCCGCAGTGGCACGCGGGCGCGTCGACATCGAGGGCGGCCTGCTCAAGCTGGGCATGCCGCGCGAAGGCGTGGTGGCCGAGATCAAGGTGCGCGAGGGCGACCATGTGCACAAGGGCCAGGTGTTGGCGGTGCTCGACACCCGCCCTGCCCAGCTCGCCGTGAACGCGGCGGAAGCCGAGCTCAAGCAGGCACAGGCGCTGGGCCGCTCGCTGGACGCCCGGTTGAAGGCATCGCAGCAACGCGCCACCCGCCTGGCGACCGCGGCCGCCGCTGGCGCCGGTGACGGCCAGAGTGCGGACGACGCGAAGGATGCCGCGCAGCAACTCCAGGGCGAACTCGACAATGCCCACGCGGCAGAAGCGCTGGCCACCCAGAAGCTCGACGCCGCCCGCTACGAGCTGTCGCAGCGCACCCTGGCGGCCCCGTTCGACGGGCAGATCGTGGAACGCGACATCCAGCCCGGCGCGACGGTGTCGCCGCAAGGCGGCCCGGTGTTCGTGATGCTGCCGGAACAGCCACGCATCGTGCGCGCCGAACTCAACGAATCGTTCGTCGGTGTCGTGCATGAAGGCATGCCGGCCCAGGTGGTGGACGACAGCGGCAGCGGCGCGCCCACGCTGAGCGCCCACGTGCAGCGCATCGGCACCGTGTTCGGCCCCAGCGCGCTGGAAGAGGATCCGCTCATCCGCGCCAACACCCGTACCGTGACCTGCGTGCTGGTGTTCGACCAGCCGCCGCCGGCCTCGCTGCGCATCGGCCAGCGCGTCATCGTCCAGTTCAACGCCAACAACACTGCCCAGCCCGCCAAGCCCGGCAACTGA
- a CDS encoding ABC transporter ATP-binding protein, giving the protein MSHAFPAPQAKPAVSLQARNVSKSFTSGDIRSTVLHDLTLDVRAGELTLISGPSGCGKSTLLAILSGLQRPDGGQVIALEQDLNHLNTRALERFRLLHTGFVFQGFNLFPALNALEQVELPLSYLGLSPVEARRRAMASLEEVGLGPRMGLRPSELSGGEKQRVAIARALAKEPDLLFADEPTSALDAANGQIIIDILHRIARTHGTTVLCVSHDPRLVGHADRVLAMEDGRILSDRVPSPTSTPTSGLEEPSA; this is encoded by the coding sequence ATGAGTCACGCATTCCCGGCCCCTCAGGCCAAACCCGCGGTGTCGCTGCAGGCGCGCAACGTCAGCAAGTCGTTCACCTCCGGCGACATCCGCAGCACGGTGCTGCACGACCTCACGCTGGACGTGCGCGCGGGCGAACTCACGCTCATCTCCGGCCCTTCCGGCTGCGGCAAGAGCACGCTGCTGGCGATCCTCAGTGGCCTGCAGCGCCCGGATGGCGGCCAGGTCATCGCGCTCGAGCAGGATCTCAACCACCTCAACACCCGTGCGCTGGAACGTTTCCGCCTGCTGCACACCGGCTTCGTCTTCCAGGGCTTCAACCTGTTCCCGGCGCTCAACGCGCTGGAACAGGTGGAGCTGCCGCTCAGCTACCTGGGCCTCTCGCCTGTCGAAGCCCGCCGCCGCGCGATGGCGTCCCTGGAGGAAGTGGGCCTGGGGCCGCGCATGGGCCTGCGGCCGTCCGAGCTCTCCGGCGGCGAGAAGCAGCGCGTCGCCATCGCCCGCGCGCTGGCCAAGGAACCGGACCTGCTGTTCGCCGACGAGCCTACTAGTGCGCTCGACGCCGCCAACGGCCAGATCATCATCGACATTCTCCATCGCATCGCCCGCACGCACGGCACCACGGTGCTGTGCGTCAGCCATGACCCACGCCTGGTCGGGCACGCCGACCGCGTGCTGGCCATGGAGGATGGCCGTATCCTTAGTGACCGTGTGCCATCCCCGACATCGACGCCCACGTCAGGCCTCGAGGAACCTTCTGCATGA
- a CDS encoding ABC transporter permease, translating into MVALARKTLIYEWRRFLPAVVAVGFAGLLQLLQVALVLGIFGSAAVYITGSSGDLWAGYPGTQSVNLGRSIDAGVEMRLRMDPAVSAVEPFHWVDADWRGPNDTGGVSVFVSGINARPDGMLFAHALLPALRARLNEPDAVIVDKADLESLGVGVGDSAVINGHRVRVVGVSSGLRALGGVNVVASLATAASLDTDPSNASRMTYFVAKLRNPADAEEVAARLRGNSAFGSYDVWTAKDFARRSQLYWIFDTGAGAGVLFLAGIVFLVGVVITSQTLVAAVIGSIREYATLNALGVGVGALRKVVMEQAFWVGALGLLGSALLGALALALARSRSVPVALGPWATVTCLSLCMGLAIVSGLAAMRSLRRADPATLLR; encoded by the coding sequence ATGGTCGCGCTGGCACGCAAGACCCTCATCTACGAATGGCGCCGCTTCCTGCCTGCCGTGGTGGCGGTGGGTTTCGCCGGCCTGCTGCAGTTGCTGCAGGTCGCGCTGGTGCTCGGCATCTTCGGCAGCGCCGCGGTGTATATCACCGGCTCCTCGGGCGACCTGTGGGCCGGCTACCCCGGCACGCAGAGCGTCAACCTGGGCCGCTCCATCGATGCCGGCGTGGAAATGCGGCTGCGCATGGACCCGGCGGTGAGCGCGGTCGAACCCTTTCACTGGGTCGATGCCGACTGGCGCGGGCCCAACGATACCGGCGGCGTGTCGGTGTTCGTCTCCGGCATTAACGCCCGACCGGACGGCATGCTGTTCGCGCATGCGCTGCTGCCTGCCTTGCGGGCGCGCCTGAACGAGCCGGATGCGGTCATTGTGGACAAGGCCGACCTGGAAAGCCTGGGCGTCGGTGTCGGCGACAGCGCGGTGATCAATGGCCACCGCGTGCGCGTGGTGGGTGTCAGCAGCGGCCTGCGCGCCCTGGGTGGCGTCAACGTGGTGGCATCGCTGGCTACCGCGGCATCGCTGGATACCGATCCGTCCAACGCCAGCCGCATGACCTATTTCGTGGCCAAACTGCGCAACCCGGCCGATGCCGAGGAAGTGGCGGCGCGCCTGCGCGGCAACAGCGCCTTCGGCAGTTACGACGTGTGGACCGCCAAGGACTTCGCCCGCCGCTCACAGCTGTACTGGATCTTCGATACCGGCGCCGGCGCCGGTGTGCTGTTCCTGGCCGGCATCGTGTTCCTGGTGGGCGTGGTGATCACCAGCCAGACCCTGGTCGCCGCCGTGATCGGCTCGATCCGCGAGTACGCCACGCTCAACGCCCTGGGCGTGGGCGTGGGCGCGCTGCGCAAGGTGGTGATGGAACAGGCGTTCTGGGTGGGTGCACTGGGGCTGCTGGGCAGCGCCCTGCTGGGCGCCCTCGCCCTGGCCCTCGCACGCAGCCGCAGCGTGCCGGTGGCACTGGGGCCGTGGGCCACCGTAACGTGCCTGTCGCTGTGCATGGGCCTGGCCATCGTGTCGGGACTGGCGGCGATGCGCAGCCTGCGCCGCGCCGATCCGGCCACCTTGCTGAGGTAA
- a CDS encoding TolC family protein, translating into MLQRRNNPDLPNMEAAPRRDRHPLASGLLALGLVVLAGCSVAPLPELKPPVPDAWRNAPAGVAPPSADLHGWWQALGDPELDGLIDRALQNNLDVAQAAERLRAARVLNRNAHDPYLPSLHGRTNDVIDPDTTASYFVVGFDALWELPLFGAWQSSKRLAQGQENGASAALRGAQVSMVAEVTRRWVELRSAQEQARLLTGIRDAQQEKLRLVQVREQLKLAPPVEVAKTQAELARTEAALAEPQQAINASAQQLAVLLGQPEPDPAWLTPGPQPRLGQWQLTTAPADMLRARPEIASAEAEVLRAAGELGMSRADIWPHIGLGASLQWSANILSNYRAHTGEAISSVGPVIDVPLFDWGQRISAAHAKDHELKAAVYGYRQAVLQGVAEAETAMGDLEQLRMREEATQRASEALDGSMAALRKRAELSLGSNLDVQDGLIENQRAQLELVSAIAARDLAYVSLYKALGGAPMPNPPSPATAPTAQGSTD; encoded by the coding sequence GTGCTTCAGCGTCGAAACAACCCGGATCTGCCGAACATGGAAGCTGCGCCTCGCCGGGATCGCCATCCACTCGCCAGCGGCCTGTTGGCGCTGGGACTCGTGGTGCTGGCCGGCTGCTCGGTCGCCCCGCTGCCCGAGCTCAAGCCCCCTGTGCCCGATGCCTGGCGCAACGCGCCGGCGGGCGTGGCCCCGCCCTCCGCTGACCTGCATGGCTGGTGGCAGGCGCTGGGTGACCCTGAGCTGGACGGCCTGATCGACCGGGCCCTGCAGAACAATCTGGACGTGGCCCAGGCCGCCGAACGCCTGCGCGCCGCCCGCGTGCTGAACCGCAACGCCCATGACCCCTACCTGCCGTCCCTGCACGGCCGTACCAATGATGTGATCGATCCGGACACGACGGCGTCGTATTTCGTGGTCGGTTTCGATGCGCTGTGGGAGCTGCCGTTGTTCGGCGCCTGGCAGAGCAGCAAGCGCCTGGCGCAGGGACAGGAAAACGGTGCGAGCGCCGCCCTGCGTGGCGCCCAGGTGTCGATGGTGGCCGAGGTCACCCGACGCTGGGTCGAGTTGCGCTCGGCCCAGGAGCAGGCACGCCTGCTCACCGGCATCCGCGATGCGCAACAGGAAAAACTCCGCCTAGTGCAGGTACGCGAGCAATTGAAGCTGGCGCCGCCGGTCGAGGTTGCCAAGACCCAGGCCGAACTGGCGCGCACGGAGGCCGCCCTGGCCGAGCCGCAGCAGGCGATCAACGCCAGCGCGCAGCAGCTGGCCGTGCTGCTTGGCCAGCCCGAACCCGACCCCGCCTGGCTCACGCCCGGCCCACAGCCGCGTCTGGGCCAGTGGCAGCTGACCACGGCTCCCGCCGACATGCTGCGGGCCCGGCCGGAAATCGCCAGCGCCGAAGCCGAAGTGCTGCGCGCCGCCGGCGAACTGGGCATGAGCCGCGCGGACATCTGGCCGCACATCGGCCTTGGCGCATCGCTGCAGTGGTCGGCGAACATCCTCTCGAACTATCGCGCGCATACGGGCGAAGCCATCTCTTCGGTCGGCCCCGTCATCGACGTGCCGCTGTTCGACTGGGGCCAGCGCATCTCTGCCGCGCATGCCAAGGACCACGAACTCAAGGCCGCCGTGTACGGGTATCGGCAGGCCGTGCTGCAAGGCGTCGCCGAGGCGGAAACGGCCATGGGCGACCTGGAGCAGCTGCGCATGCGCGAGGAAGCCACGCAGCGTGCCAGCGAGGCGCTGGACGGCAGCATGGCCGCGCTGCGCAAGCGCGCTGAACTCAGCCTGGGCAGCAACCTCGACGTGCAGGACGGCCTGATCGAGAACCAGCGCGCCCAGCTTGAACTGGTCAGCGCCATCGCCGCGCGCGACCTGGCCTACGTCTCGCTCTATAAAGCCCTGGGCGGCGCGCCCATGCCCAACCCACCGTCGCCGGCTACCGCGCCGACGGCGCAGGGGAGCACGGACTGA
- a CDS encoding MtnX-like HAD-IB family phosphatase, which yields MTGWTILCDFDGTISVEDVIDSLLDRFGRPGWETLEQDWRAGRIGSRECMTGQVGLLDMTQEELDKHLSSLWIDHHFPDFVKMARATGTPMHIVSDGLDYAIRKILGRYGLDDLPLAANHLAPATPPQKWQLTSPFQADGCRSGTCKCAVAAQASKGGTKTLLIGDGASDFCAADRVDFVFAKHRLIEHCRAAGIPYVPITGFEDALELLPRLLDGSLLAEHAPAAPALAIAS from the coding sequence GTGACTGGTTGGACCATCCTCTGCGACTTCGACGGCACCATCTCTGTCGAGGACGTGATCGACTCCCTGCTCGACCGTTTCGGCCGCCCCGGCTGGGAAACGCTGGAGCAGGACTGGCGCGCCGGCCGCATCGGCTCGCGTGAGTGCATGACCGGCCAGGTCGGCCTGCTGGACATGACCCAGGAAGAACTGGACAAGCACCTGTCCTCGCTGTGGATCGATCACCACTTCCCGGATTTCGTGAAGATGGCCCGCGCCACCGGCACGCCGATGCACATCGTCAGCGACGGCCTGGACTACGCCATTCGCAAGATCCTGGGCCGCTACGGCCTGGATGACCTGCCGCTGGCGGCCAACCACCTGGCCCCGGCCACGCCGCCGCAGAAGTGGCAGCTCACCTCGCCGTTCCAGGCCGATGGCTGCCGCAGCGGCACCTGCAAGTGCGCCGTGGCCGCCCAGGCCAGCAAGGGCGGCACCAAGACCCTGCTGATCGGCGATGGCGCCTCCGACTTCTGCGCCGCCGACCGCGTCGACTTCGTTTTCGCCAAGCACCGCCTGATCGAACATTGCCGCGCCGCGGGCATCCCTTACGTGCCGATCACCGGCTTCGAGGATGCGCTGGAACTGCTGCCGCGCCTGCTCGATGGCAGCCTGCTTGCCGAGCATGCGCCGGCCGCCCCCGCGCTTGCCATTGCCTCCTGA